One Candidatus Bathyarchaeota archaeon genomic region harbors:
- a CDS encoding radical SAM protein, whose amino-acid sequence MHRCVYCYAIKFPSFRGPIIPRFELKNLILKMIKGTEKRYPVMLSDSTDPYMHIEAKCEITKKCVEALAVNGFPLLIVTKSDLVTRDINLFKMTRTVVTMTVTSPEENVARLIEPNAPPPNARFRALEKVVEAGLPAVIRIDPIIPTLNDDPKELDAIVRRAAEIGVKQITGSTLKVVPGLLPSMKMECKRLYDRLIKVYSDGEWVGGYKYLRVDKRLKILTDLRNLALKHGLEFATCREGFPQLNTTVCDGTAYCRSAPQL is encoded by the coding sequence ATGCACCGATGTGTTTACTGCTATGCAATCAAGTTTCCAAGTTTCAGAGGACCTATTATCCCTAGATTTGAACTTAAGAACCTTATTTTAAAGATGATAAAAGGGACGGAAAAACGCTATCCCGTGATGTTAAGTGATTCGACTGATCCTTACATGCATATAGAGGCTAAATGTGAGATAACTAAGAAATGTGTGGAGGCTTTGGCTGTGAATGGCTTCCCACTTCTTATAGTAACTAAGTCTGATCTAGTTACAAGGGACATAAATCTCTTTAAGATGACCCGCACCGTGGTTACAATGACAGTAACATCTCCGGAAGAGAATGTAGCGAGATTGATAGAGCCTAATGCCCCCCCTCCTAATGCACGATTCAGGGCTTTGGAGAAAGTTGTTGAAGCGGGATTGCCTGCGGTGATTCGGATTGATCCTATAATTCCAACATTAAATGACGACCCAAAGGAACTCGATGCCATAGTCAGACGGGCTGCTGAGATTGGCGTGAAGCAGATTACAGGTTCAACATTGAAAGTTGTTCCTGGACTCTTACCCTCGATGAAGATGGAATGTAAGAGGCTGTATGACAGGCTGATTAAGGTCTATTCTGACGGTGAATGGGTTGGTGGATATAAATATCTGAGGGTGGATAAAAGGCTCAAGATTTTGACTGATCTAAGAAATTTAGCCTTAAAGCATGGATTGGAATTTGCTACTTGTCGCGAGGGCTTTCCTCAACTTAATACCACAGTATGTGATGGGACCGCATATTGCAGAAGCGCCCCACAACTTTAA
- a CDS encoding phage Gp37/Gp68 family protein: MSTWNPITGCLHDCTYCWARRYAEKLASWKVEPYKTHGFKPAFAEWRLKQKIPKEDFVFVSDMGDMWGDWVPKEWIERVLEVLRSKRGQDFFFLTKNPKRYRDFIHLFRDNMILGVTIETNRDYNLTKAPPPQERYEVMRALDWRRKAVVIEPILDFDIVLIDWVRNINPEFIRVAYDNYGHRLPEPPLSKAEILVKELRKIADVDGSGLRKAWFE; the protein is encoded by the coding sequence ATGAGCACGTGGAATCCGATCACAGGCTGTCTGCATGATTGCACTTATTGCTGGGCTAGAAGATATGCTGAAAAGCTTGCCTCTTGGAAAGTTGAACCATATAAGACTCATGGGTTCAAGCCCGCATTTGCAGAATGGAGACTTAAGCAAAAAATACCGAAAGAAGATTTTGTTTTTGTTTCGGACATGGGTGACATGTGGGGAGATTGGGTTCCAAAGGAATGGATCGAAAGAGTTTTGGAAGTTTTGAGGTCTAAGCGTGGGCAGGACTTCTTTTTTCTAACAAAAAACCCGAAAAGGTACAGAGACTTCATTCACTTGTTCAGAGATAACATGATATTAGGGGTCACGATTGAAACAAATAGGGATTATAACCTCACTAAGGCTCCGCCCCCACAGGAGAGATATGAGGTGATGAGAGCCTTGGATTGGAGAAGAAAAGCCGTAGTTATCGAACCAATCTTGGACTTTGATATTGTCCTCATCGACTGGGTTAGGAACATAAATCCGGAGTTTATTCGTGTTGCATATGATAATTACGGTCACAGATTGCCTGAGCCTCCACTTAGTAAGGCTGAAATACTAGTAAAAGAATTGCGTAAGATTGCAGATGTGGATGGATCAGGATTACGAAAGGCATGGTTCGAATAG
- a CDS encoding CDP-2,3-bis-(O-geranylgeranyl)-sn-glycerol synthase, which yields MILEVLSSLYYIFPAYCANAAPVIFGGGHPIDCNKKFCDGKPIFGSHKTIRGFLSGIVIGVLVGWVQESLTPIIGVHGGGVILGLALSFGALVGDLLGSFIKRRLGMEPGSHLPVSDQIDFVLVALLFGYLVKPISLTQTIIIIVLTGPIHVIVNFFAYLLRLKDTPW from the coding sequence ATGATACTAGAGGTCTTAAGTTCGTTATATTACATTTTTCCAGCATACTGTGCAAACGCTGCACCTGTAATTTTTGGAGGTGGTCATCCAATAGATTGTAACAAAAAATTCTGCGATGGAAAGCCTATCTTTGGTTCTCATAAGACTATAAGGGGATTTTTGTCCGGTATTGTGATCGGGGTGTTAGTTGGTTGGGTGCAAGAGTCTCTTACCCCAATTATCGGAGTACATGGAGGCGGTGTTATCCTCGGTTTGGCGCTTTCGTTTGGAGCATTAGTTGGCGACCTGCTCGGTTCATTCATTAAAAGGAGACTCGGCATGGAACCTGGTTCTCATTTGCCAGTATCAGATCAGATCGATTTTGTTCTGGTGGCATTACTTTTTGGTTATCTAGTAAAACCTATCTCTCTGACGCAAACAATTATTATTATTGTATTAACAGGCCCTATACACGTTATAGTCAACTTTTTTGCCTATTTGCTGAGATTAAAAGATACGCCGTGGTAG
- a CDS encoding Clp1/GlmU family protein, translating to MPLEAIRDTTVSLSLGETASFTEIDSDPIPNSWKHAAQTLLSEKRAKTVLILGGVDVGKTSFSIYLINSALRTGFNVAFVDSDLGQSDVGPPGTLSLANIRESVFDLFKIMPDDLIFIGVTTPSLATNSVVSGTAALKEKASRAGANFIVINTDGWIEGEEALNFKSELIKSVSPDYIILIGADEKLQARISNVCTAKIIQIDQPENIRKRDKEVRKFLRGLAYKKHLRNTKIRSFPLHWVILEGYNIYSGKARNASSSMTVLKNLVPENKDDISSPRSTRGTLVALKDYNGKVLGIGTVLEVDLRRNVIRIFTSVKDAVSRIAFGKVRLDRYGNEIGLI from the coding sequence ATGCCGCTAGAAGCTATTCGCGATACCACTGTCAGCCTATCTTTGGGCGAAACTGCTTCTTTCACAGAAATCGACAGCGACCCGATACCAAATTCGTGGAAACACGCCGCCCAAACCTTATTGAGTGAAAAAAGGGCTAAGACTGTTCTCATATTGGGAGGCGTAGATGTTGGCAAAACAAGTTTCAGCATATATCTAATTAATTCTGCGCTAAGAACCGGGTTTAATGTTGCTTTCGTCGATAGCGATCTCGGCCAATCCGATGTTGGACCGCCTGGAACATTAAGTTTAGCAAATATTAGGGAATCAGTCTTTGACTTATTCAAAATAATGCCCGATGATCTAATTTTTATAGGTGTGACTACACCTAGCCTAGCAACCAATTCTGTTGTTAGCGGCACCGCAGCACTAAAAGAAAAGGCCTCAAGAGCAGGAGCAAACTTCATAGTGATTAATACTGATGGGTGGATTGAAGGAGAAGAAGCATTAAATTTTAAGTCTGAATTGATAAAGAGTGTTTCTCCTGATTATATTATACTAATTGGAGCTGACGAGAAATTACAAGCCAGAATAAGTAATGTTTGTACAGCGAAAATCATACAAATTGATCAACCAGAGAATATTAGAAAAAGAGATAAAGAAGTGAGAAAATTTCTGAGAGGATTGGCCTATAAGAAGCATCTACGGAACACCAAGATCAGATCTTTTCCTCTGCACTGGGTAATACTGGAAGGCTATAACATTTATTCAGGAAAAGCGAGAAATGCCAGTTCATCGATGACCGTATTGAAAAACCTTGTGCCGGAAAATAAAGATGATATTTCATCACCCCGTAGTACGCGAGGCACATTAGTTGCTTTAAAAGATTACAATGGTAAAGTCCTCGGAATTGGAACAGTACTTGAAGTTGATCTTAGGCGGAATGTGATAAGGATATTTACATCTGTGAAAGACGCCGTCTCCAGGATCGCTTTCGGCAAGGTACGATTAGATAGATATGGAAATGAAATCGGGTTGATTTGA
- a CDS encoding aldolase/citrate lyase family protein, which yields MGLRENRLRQLIRKGEPSIGTRILIAWPGLVEIIGHSGVYDYVEFLSEYGPYDLYDLDNLARAAELVNISTMIKIDQEPRIYLAGRALASGIQNILFADIRSVEDAEEAVKAVRTEPKGLSGFRMDRRVGYVSSVATAADVVKICEDAVVALMIEKKSAVENLNEILSVEGVDMVQFGPSDYSISIGLPGEVNHPKVREAEVKVIKTALEMGVTPRAEIRNVDEAKRYIDMGVRNFSIGTDVTILYNWWKSKGGELRQILSRI from the coding sequence ATGGGTTTGCGGGAAAACCGACTTAGACAGCTAATACGTAAAGGGGAACCCTCGATAGGAACAAGAATCCTTATTGCATGGCCCGGATTAGTTGAGATAATAGGACATAGCGGCGTTTACGACTATGTTGAATTCTTAAGTGAATATGGTCCATACGACCTTTACGATCTTGACAACTTAGCTAGAGCCGCGGAACTCGTGAATATATCGACGATGATTAAGATCGACCAAGAACCGCGAATCTATTTAGCTGGCAGAGCTTTAGCATCAGGAATACAGAACATATTATTTGCTGATATAAGATCTGTAGAAGATGCGGAGGAAGCCGTAAAAGCTGTAAGAACTGAACCTAAGGGTCTCAGCGGCTTTAGGATGGATAGAAGGGTTGGATACGTCTCATCAGTGGCCACTGCTGCAGATGTTGTTAAGATATGTGAAGATGCCGTAGTCGCATTGATGATAGAGAAGAAATCGGCTGTTGAAAATTTAAATGAGATCCTCTCGGTTGAAGGCGTCGACATGGTACAGTTCGGACCGTCCGATTACTCTATCAGCATAGGATTACCGGGAGAAGTTAATCACCCAAAAGTAAGAGAGGCAGAGGTCAAGGTTATAAAGACCGCGCTTGAGATGGGAGTCACGCCTAGAGCTGAGATAAGAAACGTTGATGAGGCAAAGAGATACATAGATATGGGTGTACGTAACTTCAGCATAGGCACGGACGTAACTATCCTCTATAATTGGTGGAAAAGCAAGGGCGGAGAACTCAGGCAAATACTCTCCAGGATTTAA
- a CDS encoding AAA family ATPase yields MTRWIPTGSVLLDKVLEGGFPSGMISLVYGEAETGKSTLAMQSALSCATMGFKTLYVDSDGTFSPERLLQLGAYNYREALDLIMIVRPSSFDEQAEIIDSLDRYINERFALLVFDTITSLYRQEVANTGESFHVNRELNRQVATIEQIAKIFDLAVILVSQVRGLFGERVMPVATRVLKFWSDNVLSLNKTGRSNVIRAVVEKKNGAETDITFLLAIEENGIRDHIS; encoded by the coding sequence TTGACCAGATGGATACCTACAGGGTCTGTTCTTCTGGACAAAGTGCTGGAAGGAGGTTTTCCTTCTGGCATGATTAGTCTGGTTTATGGAGAAGCCGAGACTGGAAAGTCCACCTTAGCCATGCAGAGCGCGTTAAGTTGCGCCACTATGGGCTTTAAAACCTTGTATGTGGATTCTGATGGGACTTTTTCTCCAGAGAGACTGTTGCAGCTGGGTGCCTACAACTATAGAGAAGCTTTAGACCTAATCATGATTGTTCGACCTTCATCATTTGATGAGCAAGCGGAAATCATTGATAGTCTAGACAGATACATAAATGAAAGGTTCGCTCTATTGGTCTTTGACACAATAACCTCTCTATACCGACAGGAGGTGGCAAATACAGGGGAGAGTTTTCATGTTAACCGTGAATTAAACCGTCAGGTAGCAACTATAGAGCAGATTGCGAAAATTTTTGATCTGGCTGTTATACTTGTGAGTCAAGTGCGAGGCTTGTTTGGAGAGAGAGTAATGCCCGTGGCAACAAGAGTTCTGAAATTCTGGTCGGATAATGTTTTGAGTCTAAATAAAACAGGTAGGTCTAACGTCATTAGAGCAGTGGTAGAAAAGAAGAATGGTGCCGAGACCGATATCACTTTTCTTCTGGCAATTGAGGAAAATGGAATCCGTGATCATATTAGTTGA
- a CDS encoding GTP-binding protein, which produces MRQRDRIRNVGIIAHIDHGKTTLTDSMLSAVGLLPRSVAGEAKVLDYLREEQRRGITIKTANIMLPYRGHQGYYLINLVDTPGHVDFTGKVARALRMIDGAVVVVDAVEGIMAQTETVIRQALNEMVKPILFINKVDRLILELKFSLREIADRLTTIISDFNNLISIYSEPEIKDKWKVNPSKGTVAFGSALHKWGLTIEEAYRIGVRFKDIFSAYRDEKWQNLEDLLPLGNTILSMITSQLPSPSEAQKYRIPKICKGDPTSDVYTAMLNCDSNGPLVMAVTSTFLDEGDEIITVVRIFSGKIVRGGEVYLMNSEKTCRVRQIYILMGSTKVPVDSIEAGNIAALGGIENARAGETITDAMHKNEKCYFSDFQHVSEPVITIALEPKDPKNLSHLINLMQRICVEDPDLSVSFNEDTGEYLLSGIGELHLEIAINAIKEYDPSLEIISSQPIIAYRETVGKVGKPVTVFDQDSGVICAVQVVPLEREYYERGSGNIAMEIVHKNDFERILKDDRSQKFQLPSSILAFEKNNNILINMTKKCFIGEAIQEEVVLGFKMACQAGPLCHEPLRCIIAKLVDAQPDGLTVNTKSGQMALAIKSAILNSILTANPVLLQPVCRLQVSIPTAMLGNITPIITRRDGKILKILPRGHLSIVHAHLPYAQTLGLASELRSASSGYAFWQIQFDHWQKVPETMMRETIEQIRKRKGLPPLS; this is translated from the coding sequence ATGAGACAAAGGGATCGCATTAGGAACGTAGGAATAATAGCCCATATAGATCATGGCAAGACAACATTAACTGATTCCATGTTATCTGCTGTAGGTCTCCTTCCGAGAAGTGTTGCGGGAGAGGCGAAAGTCCTAGATTATCTAAGGGAGGAGCAGAGAAGAGGGATCACAATAAAGACGGCAAACATCATGCTTCCCTACAGGGGCCATCAAGGATACTATTTGATCAATTTAGTGGACACACCGGGACACGTAGATTTCACTGGAAAAGTGGCTCGCGCATTAAGGATGATTGATGGAGCGGTCGTAGTGGTTGACGCCGTGGAGGGCATAATGGCTCAGACTGAGACCGTGATAAGGCAGGCCCTAAATGAGATGGTTAAACCTATACTTTTCATTAATAAGGTAGATAGATTGATTCTTGAGCTAAAATTTTCCTTGAGAGAAATAGCAGATAGACTTACAACGATTATCAGCGACTTCAACAATTTGATCAGCATCTACTCTGAGCCTGAAATCAAAGATAAATGGAAAGTTAACCCTTCTAAGGGCACTGTCGCTTTCGGGTCGGCCCTCCACAAATGGGGATTAACAATCGAAGAAGCGTATAGGATCGGTGTTAGGTTCAAAGACATATTTAGTGCGTACCGAGATGAAAAGTGGCAAAATCTTGAAGATCTTCTTCCTCTTGGGAATACGATCCTGAGCATGATAACTTCTCAGTTACCAAGCCCGTCTGAAGCACAGAAGTATAGAATTCCAAAGATATGTAAAGGAGACCCTACATCTGATGTCTATACAGCAATGTTAAACTGCGACTCAAATGGACCCTTGGTCATGGCTGTAACCAGTACCTTTTTGGACGAAGGGGACGAAATTATCACTGTAGTCAGAATCTTTTCCGGCAAAATCGTTAGGGGCGGAGAAGTCTACTTAATGAATAGTGAAAAGACATGTCGCGTACGTCAAATTTATATTCTAATGGGTTCGACCAAGGTCCCAGTCGACAGCATCGAAGCTGGAAACATCGCGGCTTTAGGGGGGATTGAAAACGCAAGAGCTGGAGAAACAATTACAGATGCGATGCATAAAAATGAGAAGTGTTATTTTTCAGACTTTCAGCATGTTTCTGAACCAGTGATAACCATTGCGCTAGAGCCAAAAGACCCCAAAAATTTATCACATCTTATCAATTTAATGCAACGCATATGCGTTGAGGACCCTGATCTTTCAGTATCATTTAATGAGGATACAGGGGAGTATTTACTTTCGGGAATTGGAGAACTCCACCTAGAAATCGCTATCAACGCCATCAAAGAGTATGATCCAAGTCTTGAGATAATATCATCTCAACCCATAATTGCTTATAGAGAGACTGTAGGAAAAGTCGGTAAACCTGTCACCGTATTCGACCAAGATTCGGGGGTAATATGTGCCGTTCAAGTTGTACCGTTAGAAAGGGAATATTATGAGAGAGGCTCAGGTAACATTGCTATGGAAATTGTCCATAAAAACGATTTTGAAAGGATTCTTAAAGATGATAGATCGCAGAAATTTCAGTTACCTTCCAGCATCTTGGCTTTTGAAAAGAATAATAACATCTTGATTAACATGACCAAGAAATGCTTTATAGGAGAGGCAATCCAAGAGGAGGTAGTGCTCGGCTTCAAAATGGCATGCCAAGCTGGACCGTTATGTCACGAACCATTAAGATGCATTATTGCTAAATTAGTTGATGCACAACCTGATGGCCTGACAGTTAATACTAAATCCGGGCAAATGGCTCTAGCAATAAAAAGTGCAATCCTAAATTCTATACTGACTGCCAATCCAGTGCTGTTGCAGCCTGTTTGCCGCCTTCAAGTATCTATACCGACAGCAATGCTCGGCAACATAACTCCTATCATAACAAGGAGAGATGGAAAGATCCTTAAAATATTACCAAGAGGTCACCTCTCAATAGTCCATGCACACTTGCCATACGCTCAAACGTTAGGTCTAGCCTCAGAGCTTAGATCAGCCTCTTCTGGGTACGCATTTTGGCAGATCCAATTTGATCATTGGCAGAAGGTTCCAGAGACAATGATGCGTGAGACAATCGAGCAAATTCGAAAACGTAAGGGCTTACCTCCACTTTCATAA
- a CDS encoding proteasome assembly chaperone 4 family protein, giving the protein MSEVRIIEEKVVEYGITFSGMLIDMKNAYIIFLCEGDYSLGTLAISVPSGGDMLGPPLSSILLGDKDKTLARILAERLAATLKRVVLVSVFLNMTDEKRAATIFWRLLEEILRRKT; this is encoded by the coding sequence TTGTCAGAAGTGAGAATTATAGAGGAAAAAGTAGTCGAGTACGGTATAACATTTAGCGGAATGCTTATCGACATGAAAAACGCATACATAATCTTCCTGTGTGAGGGAGACTATTCTCTTGGAACGTTGGCTATATCCGTGCCTAGTGGAGGAGATATGCTGGGTCCGCCGCTCTCATCCATTCTTTTGGGAGATAAGGATAAGACTCTGGCCAGAATTTTGGCAGAGCGCTTGGCCGCAACTTTAAAGAGGGTTGTTCTAGTCTCAGTTTTCTTAAACATGACAGATGAAAAAAGGGCGGCGACCATCTTTTGGAGGCTTCTAGAAGAAATTTTGAGGAGGAAGACATAA
- a CDS encoding glycosyl hydrolase, with protein MLSPEEFKCPGKTYRPSPFWSWNDALDISELKWQVREFAEKGFGGYFMHSRVGLVTPYLSNEWMECVRACVEEAKKLDLEAWLYDEDKWPSGFAGGLVPAKSDKYRARSLRMSEIRHEEVRQALKDPSVIAIFEAHLLPNYRIGGFRRIRKIRDITGKGVLLQFRVEIQQRSNRYNGETYVDLLNPKVTREFLRVTLDAYAEHFKKDFGESIPGIFTDEPNYQGRTNIPWSENLPKYFKKQNGYDIIEKLPLLYFEASGNRKVRYDFWRTITKRFIESFTKIYAMRSSRYRLKLTGHFLSEDSLGAQVKVIGAAMPHYEYMQIPGIDHLGRNIDNPLTLKQCSSVAHQFGRTRVLSELFGCSGHSMTFEDQKWIGDFHLALGITFFCPHLTLYTMKGDAKRDYPPTISYHQPYWKYYKLINDYFARACYLCSKGRFYADILLLHPIGSAWATFSPLPMGNDTPPGRYNNALVKLIDDLLALHRDFDLGDEFIISRYGQVIGKDFTVKEGRYKVVIVPASLTWSSETYNLLRKFVAKGGKVIFVGETPSLIDGKHAEARWLRLLENSNVIRISSEREVLAEALDKVLPRSVTVKDNEGTEIEDILVHHRVDGPLHIYFLANKSRTKTYDAIIEFYQVGEVTEWDMFSGSISSVETLSQDGDDKMIIKTVFYPAGSHAFVIDTSKPTPHYRKIARTKVEERILNEFNDWEFVRLDPNVLVLDKCEYSLDGEEWRESTPIWKIRKEIWKKSGLERYDGIQPWVLNKMKVAPKPVTVNLRAHFKSEIQGKRTFLVIERASLWTLTVNGFHVSTNVSDWHWDKQFNKIEITDNVRTGENIIELSCKFDIDVPIEDIYLIGDFAVKKVTETDYIITDEPKTLTSGDWTQQGYPFYSGIMRYKAKFQIDQQLKNDGKVYIRLPDAKGSLFLVHINGKGPYPICWQPLECDITDGIKEGENEILIDVVSTLRNTFGPLHNKLGDIFWVRPASFTDEANWTDSYQIVPYGLIKGAQVLIRKETIMDE; from the coding sequence ATGTTAAGTCCAGAGGAGTTTAAATGTCCCGGGAAGACTTATAGACCTTCTCCTTTTTGGTCATGGAATGATGCATTGGACATTTCAGAACTGAAATGGCAGGTTAGAGAATTTGCAGAAAAAGGATTTGGCGGATACTTTATGCACTCAAGAGTTGGACTTGTAACACCTTACCTTTCAAATGAATGGATGGAATGCGTCAGAGCTTGTGTAGAGGAGGCAAAGAAATTAGACTTGGAGGCTTGGTTATATGATGAGGATAAATGGCCGAGTGGTTTTGCCGGAGGATTAGTTCCTGCGAAGAGTGATAAATATAGGGCACGTTCATTGCGTATGTCCGAGATAAGACATGAGGAAGTAAGACAAGCATTAAAGGATCCTTCAGTGATCGCGATTTTTGAAGCTCATCTCCTACCCAATTATAGGATTGGAGGATTCAGACGTATCCGAAAGATAAGGGACATAACTGGGAAAGGCGTCCTTCTCCAATTCAGGGTAGAAATTCAGCAGCGTAGCAACCGTTATAACGGTGAGACATATGTAGATCTGCTGAACCCAAAGGTTACAAGAGAATTTCTGAGGGTAACATTGGATGCCTATGCAGAACATTTCAAAAAAGATTTCGGGGAATCTATACCCGGGATTTTTACAGACGAGCCTAACTACCAAGGTCGCACTAACATTCCTTGGTCAGAAAACCTCCCAAAATACTTCAAAAAACAAAACGGCTATGATATCATAGAAAAACTTCCCCTTTTATATTTTGAAGCCAGCGGCAATAGAAAAGTGAGATATGACTTTTGGAGAACCATAACCAAAAGGTTCATCGAGTCATTTACCAAGATATATGCGATGAGAAGCAGTCGTTATAGGCTTAAGTTAACTGGCCACTTCCTAAGCGAAGACAGTCTAGGGGCGCAGGTAAAGGTTATAGGCGCAGCCATGCCTCACTACGAGTATATGCAGATTCCTGGCATCGATCACCTTGGCCGAAACATTGATAATCCCCTCACATTAAAACAATGCTCCAGCGTAGCGCATCAGTTTGGCCGAACACGCGTGCTCTCAGAACTTTTCGGATGTAGCGGACATAGCATGACTTTTGAGGATCAAAAGTGGATCGGGGACTTCCATCTTGCTTTAGGCATAACCTTCTTCTGCCCCCATCTCACGCTCTACACGATGAAGGGTGATGCGAAGAGGGATTATCCGCCTACTATAAGTTATCATCAACCATACTGGAAGTATTATAAACTGATTAACGATTATTTCGCCCGCGCATGTTATTTATGTTCTAAAGGAAGATTTTACGCAGATATATTATTACTTCATCCTATCGGCAGCGCATGGGCAACATTTTCTCCTTTACCCATGGGAAATGATACGCCTCCCGGTAGATATAATAACGCCCTAGTCAAACTTATAGATGACCTTCTCGCGTTGCACAGAGACTTTGATCTCGGAGATGAATTCATAATTTCGCGTTATGGACAGGTTATTGGAAAAGATTTCACCGTGAAAGAGGGTAGGTATAAAGTTGTCATAGTTCCAGCGTCGCTCACCTGGTCTTCGGAGACCTACAATCTTCTCCGAAAATTTGTAGCAAAGGGGGGAAAGGTCATATTTGTTGGGGAGACTCCTAGCCTAATAGATGGCAAACATGCGGAAGCTAGGTGGCTTAGGCTTTTGGAGAATTCGAATGTTATAAGGATATCATCTGAAAGAGAGGTGTTAGCTGAAGCACTTGATAAGGTATTGCCAAGATCCGTCACGGTTAAGGACAATGAAGGAACAGAGATCGAAGATATACTTGTTCATCATAGAGTTGACGGACCACTTCACATCTATTTTTTGGCAAATAAGAGCAGAACAAAAACCTACGATGCTATAATAGAATTTTACCAAGTGGGTGAAGTGACAGAGTGGGATATGTTCAGTGGCTCTATATCCAGCGTCGAAACACTTTCACAGGATGGTGATGACAAAATGATTATAAAAACAGTCTTTTATCCAGCTGGAAGCCACGCATTTGTCATAGACACGTCAAAGCCCACTCCTCATTACAGAAAAATTGCTAGGACAAAGGTTGAGGAAAGAATATTGAATGAATTTAATGATTGGGAGTTTGTTCGTCTAGATCCAAACGTATTAGTGCTCGATAAATGCGAATACTCCCTAGATGGAGAAGAATGGCGAGAGAGCACACCCATATGGAAGATCAGGAAGGAAATATGGAAAAAATCTGGGCTTGAGCGGTATGATGGAATTCAACCTTGGGTACTCAATAAAATGAAGGTGGCACCTAAACCAGTTACAGTCAACCTAAGAGCACACTTCAAATCGGAGATCCAAGGCAAGAGAACATTTCTTGTAATTGAACGTGCTTCCCTATGGACTTTGACTGTCAACGGGTTTCACGTCTCAACTAATGTCAGTGATTGGCATTGGGACAAACAATTTAACAAGATAGAAATCACGGATAATGTGAGAACAGGCGAAAACATAATTGAACTCTCCTGCAAATTCGACATAGATGTTCCAATCGAGGACATCTACCTCATCGGCGACTTCGCTGTTAAAAAAGTCACAGAAACGGATTACATCATAACCGATGAGCCGAAAACTCTAACAAGCGGTGACTGGACACAACAGGGATACCCCTTCTATTCAGGCATAATGCGCTATAAGGCCAAATTTCAAATTGATCAGCAATTAAAAAATGATGGAAAAGTTTATATCCGATTGCCAGATGCCAAGGGCTCACTATTCCTAGTTCACATTAACGGAAAAGGACCATATCCGATTTGCTGGCAACCCTTAGAATGCGACATTACAGACGGGATCAAAGAAGGAGAAAACGAAATTCTCATAGATGTCGTGAGCACCTTAAGAAACACATTTGGACCGCTTCATAATAAGTTGGGCGACATCTTCTGGGTAAGACCTGCATCTTTCACTGACGAGGCCAACTGGACAGATTCATACCAGATCGTACCCTATGGATTGATTAAAGGTGCCCAGGTACTGATTCGTAAAGAGACAATAATGGATGAGTAA